A region of Shinella zoogloeoides DNA encodes the following proteins:
- the virB11 gene encoding P-type DNA transfer ATPase VirB11 — MMEAQDAAVVRELLKPFSAFLQDSSLYEVIVNQPGQVLTEGPGGWRTHDLPELSFDKLMRLARAVASFSHQSIDERRPILSSTLPGNERIQIVIPPATLKGTVSITIRKPSSVDFSLDDLEKRQFFAGIQTGEVGAPNDDGELRSLYRTGQIKEFLRRAVVSRKNIIISGATGSAKTTLSKALIKHIPEDERIISIEDTPELVIPQPNHVRLFYSKDRKGLSHAGPKELLESSLRMRPDRILMQELRDGTAFHYVRNVNSGHPGSITTVHADSVSLAFEQLALLIKESEAGSDIERMEILNLLKASIDIVIQCKRCSGMFRASEVYFGKRSAGGI; from the coding sequence ATGATGGAAGCGCAGGACGCTGCAGTCGTTCGTGAGCTGCTGAAGCCGTTTTCGGCGTTCCTGCAGGATTCCTCGCTCTACGAGGTGATCGTAAATCAGCCCGGGCAGGTGCTGACGGAAGGACCCGGTGGGTGGCGGACCCATGATCTTCCGGAGCTTTCCTTCGACAAACTCATGCGCCTTGCCCGGGCTGTCGCCAGCTTTTCGCATCAATCCATCGACGAACGCCGACCCATCCTATCGTCTACTCTTCCTGGCAACGAGCGGATCCAGATTGTCATCCCTCCTGCAACGCTGAAAGGCACGGTGAGCATCACGATCCGAAAGCCGTCGTCCGTCGACTTCTCCCTCGACGATCTGGAGAAAAGACAGTTTTTCGCAGGCATCCAAACCGGCGAGGTAGGTGCTCCAAACGACGATGGTGAGCTGCGCAGTCTCTACCGCACGGGTCAGATCAAGGAGTTCTTGCGACGGGCGGTGGTCTCCCGGAAGAACATCATAATTTCGGGGGCGACGGGATCGGCGAAAACAACTCTCTCCAAAGCCTTGATCAAACACATTCCAGAGGACGAGCGGATCATTTCGATCGAGGATACGCCAGAGCTTGTCATCCCTCAACCGAACCATGTGCGATTGTTCTATTCGAAGGATCGTAAAGGCCTATCCCATGCAGGGCCAAAGGAGTTGCTTGAATCCAGTCTCCGGATGCGCCCTGATCGCATACTTATGCAGGAACTTCGTGATGGAACTGCCTTCCATTATGTTCGAAACGTCAATTCGGGCCACCCAGGTTCAATCACAACCGTCCACGCTGATTCCGTGAGTCTAGCATTTGAGCAATTGGCACTTCTTATAAAAGAGTCGGAGGCAGGCAGCGATATTGAACGCATGGAGATTCTGAACTTATTGAAGGCATCGATAGATATTGTCATTCAATGTAAAAGATGCAGCGGGATGTTTCGAGCGTCTGAAGTGTATTTCGGCAAGCGGTCAGCCGGTGGCATCTGA
- a CDS encoding IS5 family transposase (programmed frameshift): MGDLFLLSERQMARISPHFPLSHGVARVDDRRVVSGIVYVIRNGLQWKDAPPGYGPHKTLYNRFIRWSRLGVFDRIFAGLAGAGPKPERIMIDATHLKAHRTAASLLKKGMFPRRIGRTKGGLNSKLHTVCDGDGRPIILLLSEGQMSDHKGARLVLDALPPADHLIADRGYDSSWFRQELEARGIEPCIPSSKSRKTPFAYDKVLYRQRHKVENLFAKLKDWRRIATRYDRCAHTFFSAICIAAAVIFWL, from the exons ATGGGTGATTTGTTTTTGCTGAGCGAGCGCCAGATGGCGCGGATATCGCCGCATTTCCCGCTTTCGCATGGCGTTGCGCGGGTCGACGATCGGCGGGTGGTGAGCGGAATCGTCTACGTGATCCGCAACGGTCTCCAGTGGAAGGACGCGCCGCCGGGCTACGGTCCGCACAAGACACTCTACAACCGCTTCATCCGCTGGAGCCGGCTGGGCGTGTTCGACCGCATCTTCGCCGGGCTCGCCGGCGCGGGGCCGAAGCCGGAGCGCATCATGATCGACGCGACGCATCTGAAGGCCCACCGCACAGCGGCGAGCCTGCTTAAAAAGGGGATGT TTCCCCGTCGTATCGGGCGAACCAAGGGCGGGCTGAACTCAAAGCTCCACACCGTATGTGACGGAGACGGCCGGCCGATCATCCTGCTTCTGTCAGAAGGTCAGATGAGCGATCATAAGGGCGCACGTCTCGTGCTCGACGCCCTGCCTCCCGCCGATCACCTGATTGCCGATCGCGGATATGACAGCAGCTGGTTCCGCCAGGAACTCGAAGCCAGAGGCATCGAGCCGTGCATCCCGTCATCGAAGAGCCGCAAGACACCCTTCGCCTACGACAAGGTCCTCTACCGTCAGCGCCACAAGGTCGAAAACCTGTTCGCCAAGCTCAAGGACTGGCGGCGCATTGCGACGCGCTACGACCGCTGTGCGCACACCTTTTTCTCGGCAATTTGCATCGCAGCCGCCGTCATCTTCTGGCTTTGA
- the virB10 gene encoding type IV secretion system protein VirB10 produces the protein MTQEDETRIPGERAETVTGRRIDNSPVLKRGAVALAVVAFVGFALWSTTGKKAKDDNAQPERIVIRQTTPFEAAKEKVEPEQTVPEVKLPTPVVEPVAEEKDELLDSARRAPVMAFSGSQKNATQRREADSSETSANSNFLPLDDNMMSQNQQNSDQQRFDGLLRPTKLEGSRAGTLGNRDFIVAMGTSIPCVLETALASDQPGFTSCVINRDVLSDNGRVVLMEKGTQVVGEYRGGLQRGQKRLFVLWNRAKTPKGVIVTLASPATDALGRAGVEGYVDTHWWERFGSALLLSIVGDATSYANSRLQDSDVDAQNTTSAGQQAAAIAVEQSINIPPTLNKHQGELVSIFVARDLDFSGIYRLRVTEPRNRILDRAVLGDFAPGSKLVTK, from the coding sequence ATGACCCAGGAAGATGAAACCCGCATTCCCGGTGAGCGGGCCGAAACGGTGACAGGTCGGCGCATCGACAACAGCCCCGTCCTGAAGCGAGGTGCGGTGGCACTCGCGGTCGTGGCATTCGTCGGGTTCGCTCTCTGGTCGACAACCGGTAAGAAGGCCAAAGACGACAACGCACAGCCGGAACGCATTGTCATCCGTCAAACAACACCATTCGAGGCAGCCAAGGAGAAGGTCGAGCCGGAGCAGACGGTCCCGGAAGTGAAGCTCCCGACGCCGGTTGTGGAACCTGTCGCCGAGGAGAAGGATGAATTGCTCGACTCCGCCCGTCGGGCGCCGGTCATGGCCTTCAGCGGCAGCCAGAAGAATGCCACGCAGCGCCGCGAGGCGGATAGCTCGGAGACGAGCGCGAACAGCAATTTCCTGCCCCTCGACGACAACATGATGAGCCAGAACCAGCAGAACAGCGATCAGCAGCGGTTTGATGGCCTGTTGCGACCGACGAAGCTCGAAGGTTCTCGTGCCGGCACACTTGGCAATCGCGACTTCATTGTCGCGATGGGGACATCGATCCCCTGCGTGCTTGAAACTGCCCTGGCGTCCGACCAGCCCGGGTTCACCAGTTGTGTGATCAATCGAGACGTGCTTTCGGACAACGGCAGGGTCGTTCTCATGGAAAAGGGCACCCAGGTCGTGGGTGAATATCGGGGCGGGCTGCAACGGGGGCAGAAGCGGCTGTTCGTCCTATGGAACCGCGCCAAGACGCCGAAGGGGGTGATCGTCACGCTTGCGTCTCCCGCGACCGATGCGCTCGGCCGCGCCGGCGTCGAGGGCTATGTGGATACGCACTGGTGGGAACGGTTCGGCAGTGCCTTGCTGCTCTCCATTGTCGGCGATGCGACCAGCTACGCGAACAGCCGGCTGCAGGATAGTGACGTCGATGCGCAAAACACGACCAGCGCGGGGCAGCAGGCTGCCGCGATCGCCGTCGAGCAATCCATCAACATCCCGCCAACGCTGAACAAGCACCAAGGCGAACTCGTCTCCATTTTCGTCGCTCGCGATCTGGATTTCTCCGGGATCTATCGCTTGCGTGTAACGGAGCCGAGGAATCGCATTCTCGATCGAGCGGTGCTGGGGGATTTCGCGCCCGGCTCGAAGCTGGTAACGAAGTAG
- a CDS encoding site-specific integrase → MPYIRHELIAALNSSLISQRYSPVVVRNYCTYASGFLDYLGQRGILVADVIDVQVEQYLRHAIVKFEKERGRRPGARWHEVPRSGIHALLRLAHGQWPPAIEPICAADVARFAVCDEYEIWLREERGLARSSVAALMWEARNFLAWQIDYGSGGLAGLSVVDVDRYMDLRAPKLTRCSLKSVAERLRSLLRYLHITGRVTTDLSGHVIAPTLYAYEGVPSILERDQIAAVLETARADKTPAGLRDHAILQLLATYGLRSGEIRNLRIEDIDWRTEAIHVRHHKTRASTSLPLMEPVGEALLAYLRSGRPVTDAREIFLRTRAPYRKLDKLYSVVRRWLRDAGVQPPGKCGPHIFRHARAVEMLRVAVPQKVIGDVLGHRSTGSTAPYLKLATEDLRAIALDVPGMEVLA, encoded by the coding sequence ATGCCCTATATCCGTCACGAACTAATTGCCGCACTCAATTCCTCCCTTATCAGTCAGCGATACAGCCCGGTCGTGGTGAGGAATTACTGCACCTACGCATCTGGATTTCTCGATTATCTGGGACAGCGGGGCATCCTGGTCGCAGACGTGATCGACGTGCAGGTAGAGCAATACCTGCGGCACGCGATCGTAAAGTTCGAAAAGGAGCGTGGTCGACGTCCCGGCGCACGCTGGCACGAGGTTCCGCGCTCCGGAATTCATGCGCTGTTGCGACTTGCTCACGGTCAATGGCCGCCAGCAATCGAGCCTATCTGCGCGGCCGATGTGGCCCGATTTGCAGTTTGTGACGAATACGAAATCTGGCTGCGTGAGGAACGCGGGTTGGCTCGCTCCAGCGTCGCAGCGCTGATGTGGGAAGCCCGGAACTTTCTTGCCTGGCAGATCGATTACGGAAGCGGCGGCTTGGCGGGGCTGAGCGTCGTTGACGTAGACCGTTACATGGATCTGCGCGCGCCGAAACTGACGCGCTGCTCGCTGAAGTCTGTCGCAGAGCGGCTTCGCTCGCTGCTGCGATATCTCCACATCACGGGTCGCGTCACAACGGACCTGTCAGGGCATGTGATAGCTCCGACGCTTTATGCATATGAAGGAGTGCCCTCAATCCTGGAGCGAGACCAGATCGCCGCGGTGCTGGAAACCGCGAGGGCGGACAAGACGCCAGCGGGGCTGCGGGACCATGCAATCCTGCAACTCCTTGCAACATATGGGCTACGGTCTGGAGAGATCCGCAATCTGCGGATCGAGGACATCGACTGGCGGACGGAAGCCATCCATGTTCGCCACCACAAGACGCGGGCCAGCACATCGCTGCCCCTGATGGAGCCGGTCGGTGAAGCGTTGCTTGCTTATCTGCGTTCCGGGCGGCCCGTGACGGACGCCAGGGAAATCTTCCTCCGCACGCGCGCGCCCTATCGCAAGCTCGACAAGCTTTACAGCGTGGTTCGCCGGTGGCTCCGTGACGCTGGTGTCCAACCGCCTGGTAAGTGTGGACCCCATATCTTCCGCCATGCGCGCGCTGTTGAGATGTTGCGGGTCGCGGTGCCTCAAAAGGTCATCGGCGACGTGCTGGGGCACCGTTCGACGGGATCGACGGCTCCCTACCTCAAGCTCGCCACCGAGGACCTCAGGGCCATTGCGCTTGACGTGCCGGGAATGGAGGTGCTGGCATGA
- a CDS encoding tyrosine-type recombinase/integrase, with product MTARWPDPDRAIIDRHVAILDLHSMKSRACYRQVLHGFQDVAERYDALGQEVLIAWLRKSAECWAATTRLHRTRIIDRFLERLVEIGAIERNPVTALRDACNIKQCMPIWRALASRDPEQALAELRQPRPFGSVLGEMMAEHVAMMRRRGYKYTSQPLLLLRFDRFLQLHPGPEAEPLSAMVDRWAATNVTRHQVEECEKLKRVFAKILRHRDPSIPVRRPDPRPRKEAARQWRKAHIYSPADVRRMLEVARTYPSPRVPLRPLSMYTMLLLAYCAGLRRGELARLDLGDVDLRDGTVTVRQTKFFKTRILPLPDSVVVELRAYVDARRRAGGSQDARSGLFWHERGDGHYTPEMITWLLSDVIRRAGLKPLRGKAGPRVHDLRHSMVVNRILEWYRTGINPQDRLPFLATYLGHRDINSTLVYITVTQELLHYANERFRAVGAPCLSMGQEMRP from the coding sequence ATGACCGCCCGCTGGCCCGATCCCGACCGCGCGATCATTGACCGCCATGTCGCGATCCTTGATCTGCACAGCATGAAAAGCCGAGCCTGTTATCGGCAGGTCCTGCATGGCTTCCAGGATGTGGCCGAACGTTACGATGCACTCGGTCAGGAAGTGCTGATTGCGTGGCTGCGTAAATCGGCCGAATGCTGGGCAGCGACGACGCGGCTACACCGCACCCGCATCATTGACCGGTTCCTCGAACGCCTGGTGGAAATCGGCGCGATCGAACGCAATCCCGTCACCGCTCTGCGAGATGCGTGCAATATCAAGCAGTGCATGCCCATCTGGCGGGCATTGGCGTCGCGGGATCCGGAACAGGCTCTCGCCGAACTGCGCCAGCCCAGGCCGTTCGGCAGCGTGCTGGGCGAAATGATGGCTGAGCATGTCGCGATGATGCGGCGCAGAGGATACAAATACACTTCGCAGCCCCTGTTGCTCTTGCGGTTCGACCGGTTCCTGCAGCTGCATCCGGGACCGGAGGCCGAACCGCTGAGCGCCATGGTTGATCGATGGGCGGCAACGAATGTCACGCGTCACCAAGTGGAGGAATGCGAAAAGCTCAAACGCGTCTTTGCGAAAATCCTTCGTCACCGCGACCCGTCGATACCTGTGCGGCGACCGGACCCGAGACCGAGGAAGGAGGCGGCCAGGCAATGGCGAAAGGCTCATATCTACTCGCCTGCCGACGTGCGGCGGATGCTCGAGGTTGCCCGCACCTATCCGTCTCCACGGGTGCCGCTTCGGCCGCTGAGCATGTACACAATGCTGCTGCTGGCCTATTGCGCAGGCTTGCGGCGCGGCGAGCTTGCCCGGCTCGATCTTGGTGACGTTGACCTGCGGGACGGTACGGTAACCGTCCGGCAGACCAAGTTCTTCAAGACTCGGATACTGCCGCTTCCCGACAGCGTTGTAGTCGAGCTTCGCGCCTACGTCGATGCACGGCGTCGTGCCGGTGGATCACAGGACGCGCGCTCCGGCTTGTTCTGGCACGAGCGAGGCGACGGTCACTACACGCCGGAAATGATCACGTGGTTGCTCTCTGACGTCATACGTCGCGCTGGGTTGAAGCCATTGCGAGGAAAAGCGGGCCCTCGCGTTCATGACCTGCGCCACTCGATGGTCGTGAACAGAATCCTGGAATGGTACCGGACGGGCATCAACCCGCAGGATCGCCTGCCGTTCCTCGCGACCTATCTCGGCCATAGGGATATCAACTCTACATTGGTCTACATCACCGTCACGCAGGAGCTGCTGCATTACGCGAATGAGCGGTTCCGGGCAGTTGGCGCACCGTGCCTCAGCATGGGGCAGGAGATGCGGCCATGA
- a CDS encoding EexN family lipoprotein, whose protein sequence is MRRFTILAALLLIAACSEKTEQPYTVDQLTADEALLSRIMAECRNNPGELHETANCQNAEAADGELRLEKMRKALGG, encoded by the coding sequence ATGAGACGGTTTACCATCCTTGCAGCGCTCCTTCTCATCGCGGCCTGCTCCGAGAAAACCGAGCAACCATATACCGTCGACCAGTTGACCGCCGACGAGGCGCTGCTGTCCAGGATCATGGCCGAGTGCAGGAACAACCCGGGCGAGCTGCACGAGACGGCCAACTGCCAGAACGCGGAAGCGGCCGATGGCGAGCTCCGCCTTGAGAAAATGCGCAAGGCGTTGGGAGGCTGA
- the virB9 gene encoding P-type conjugative transfer protein VirB9 — protein MNHKVIFAAALLVGSATTAFALDIPRGASQDSRVRFVNFQPYNITRIVGTLRSSVQVEFAADEEIAHVALGNSVAWEVAPAGNILFLKPREHQPVTNISVVTTRRDGSTRSYQMELTVRDGSVEVGQNTYFYVKFRYPGDEAELRRRQAAARALANQAKEADNVLALHEAYGPRNWRYSAQGSQALEPQSVYDNGKVTTFVFAGNQEMPAIYMENSDGSESLVPKSVDGNLVLVHAISRKFILRRGKDVLCVFNEAYDRVGINPDTNTTSPSVERIVKPDGADQ, from the coding sequence TTGAATCACAAGGTCATCTTCGCCGCGGCCCTCCTTGTAGGGTCCGCCACCACGGCCTTTGCGCTCGATATCCCACGCGGCGCGTCACAGGACAGTCGTGTCAGGTTCGTGAACTTCCAACCCTACAACATTACCAGGATCGTCGGCACATTGCGTTCCTCCGTGCAGGTAGAGTTCGCGGCCGACGAGGAGATCGCCCATGTTGCGCTCGGCAATAGCGTCGCCTGGGAGGTTGCGCCGGCCGGCAACATTCTGTTCCTGAAGCCACGCGAGCATCAGCCGGTCACGAACATTTCCGTGGTGACGACGCGCCGGGACGGATCGACGCGCAGCTACCAGATGGAGCTCACCGTCCGCGACGGCTCCGTCGAAGTCGGGCAGAATACCTACTTCTATGTGAAGTTCCGCTATCCCGGTGACGAGGCTGAACTGCGCCGACGACAGGCCGCGGCCCGCGCGCTCGCGAACCAGGCGAAGGAAGCCGACAATGTGCTTGCGCTTCATGAAGCCTACGGACCGCGCAACTGGCGCTATTCAGCACAGGGATCGCAGGCGCTGGAGCCTCAGAGCGTCTATGACAACGGCAAGGTTACGACCTTCGTCTTTGCGGGCAATCAGGAGATGCCCGCCATCTACATGGAGAACTCCGATGGCTCCGAGAGCCTGGTTCCCAAATCCGTCGACGGCAACCTGGTGTTGGTTCACGCCATCAGCCGAAAGTTCATCCTGCGCCGCGGCAAGGACGTGCTGTGCGTCTTCAATGAGGCCTACGACCGCGTCGGCATCAATCCGGACACCAACACGACCTCGCCGTCGGTCGAGCGCATCGTGAAGCCCGATGGCGCGGATCAGTAG
- a CDS encoding type IV secretion system protein: MYQVFEFIDGQFKTPLETFVSEGTSNITEWVTGPLTAAVTLYVVLYGYLVLRGSVQDPVLEFAFRAMKLAIIVMLVKSAGEYQTYVTNVFFDILPREIAQALNTGTTPSASTFDSLLDKGQASATDIWSRASWPVDIVTGVGGMMVIGVSFLVAGIGYVVSLYARLALAIVLAIGPIFIALAMFQSTRRFTEAWIGQLANFVILQVLVVAVGALLISCLDSTFTAIDAYTDVLMRPIALCAIGIAALYVFYQLPAIASALASGGATLAYGYGAARDAHEGMLARGTRYAGRMVGRGARFAGSAFGSRSAGA; encoded by the coding sequence ATGTATCAGGTGTTCGAGTTCATTGATGGGCAATTCAAGACGCCGTTGGAGACGTTCGTATCCGAAGGCACCTCGAACATCACCGAATGGGTGACTGGCCCGCTGACGGCAGCCGTGACGCTTTACGTGGTTCTGTATGGCTATCTTGTGCTGCGTGGTTCCGTTCAGGATCCGGTCCTTGAATTTGCGTTCCGGGCGATGAAGCTGGCGATCATCGTGATGCTGGTGAAAAGCGCCGGTGAGTACCAGACTTATGTCACGAACGTCTTCTTCGACATCCTGCCGCGCGAGATCGCGCAAGCACTGAACACCGGCACAACGCCCAGTGCCAGCACGTTCGACAGTCTCCTCGACAAGGGCCAGGCTTCGGCAACCGACATCTGGTCACGCGCGTCATGGCCCGTCGATATCGTCACGGGCGTGGGCGGCATGATGGTGATCGGGGTCAGCTTTCTGGTCGCGGGCATCGGTTATGTCGTTTCGCTTTACGCGCGGCTGGCGCTCGCTATTGTGCTGGCCATCGGTCCGATCTTCATCGCGCTCGCCATGTTCCAGTCGACGCGCCGCTTCACCGAGGCCTGGATCGGGCAGCTCGCCAATTTCGTCATCCTTCAGGTCCTCGTCGTGGCTGTCGGCGCGCTGCTGATCTCGTGCCTCGATTCCACCTTCACGGCCATCGACGCCTACACCGATGTGCTGATGCGTCCGATCGCCCTCTGCGCCATCGGCATCGCTGCCCTCTATGTCTTCTATCAGCTGCCGGCGATCGCCTCGGCGCTGGCATCCGGCGGCGCGACCCTGGCCTACGGCTACGGCGCCGCACGCGATGCGCACGAGGGCATGCTCGCCAGGGGGACCCGCTACGCAGGTCGAATGGTCGGTCGCGGCGCGCGCTTCGCTGGCAGTGCGTTCGGCTCAAGAAGCGCTGGTGCATGA
- a CDS encoding virB8 family protein, whose amino-acid sequence MVSTDNLKSYFERARRFDQDRMMQIERSNRIAWSIAIAAGVIAGVSVFAVAGLTPLKTVEPFVVRVDNSTGIVDVVSALTSTAGTYDEAVTKYFAAKYVRAREGYVWSEAQENFRTIALLSTQAEQARFYAIYRGSNSESPQNTYGRAATARINIASISLINQNVVSVRYMRTITRGDEVRTSHWVATLTYSYANAPMSSTDRLVNPLGFAVSEYRADPEAIN is encoded by the coding sequence ATGGTCTCGACTGACAATCTCAAGAGCTACTTCGAGAGGGCCCGACGCTTCGACCAGGATCGCATGATGCAGATCGAGCGGTCGAACCGGATCGCCTGGTCGATTGCCATCGCCGCCGGCGTCATCGCAGGCGTTTCCGTCTTCGCGGTCGCTGGCCTTACGCCGTTGAAGACCGTAGAGCCCTTCGTCGTGCGCGTTGATAATTCGACGGGCATCGTCGATGTGGTGTCGGCGCTGACTTCCACGGCCGGAACCTATGACGAGGCCGTGACCAAATACTTCGCGGCCAAATATGTCCGCGCGCGCGAAGGCTATGTGTGGAGCGAGGCGCAGGAGAACTTCCGCACGATCGCGCTTTTGTCGACGCAAGCCGAGCAGGCCCGATTCTACGCCATCTATCGCGGGAGCAACTCGGAATCCCCGCAGAACACTTACGGCCGCGCCGCAACGGCAAGGATCAACATCGCCTCGATCTCGCTGATCAATCAGAACGTGGTCTCTGTTCGCTACATGCGGACCATCACCCGTGGCGACGAGGTTCGCACGTCCCATTGGGTCGCGACACTCACCTATTCCTATGCCAATGCCCCGATGTCTTCGACGGACCGGCTGGTGAACCCCCTCGGCTTCGCGGTCAGCGAATACCGCGCCGACCCGGAGGCAATCAATTGA
- the virB5 gene encoding P-type DNA transfer protein VirB5 encodes MASYRLRGVALAAVLILSAGGAAGQGIPVIDQTAILKQIESIAQLKSQLEALHQQIEQAQQLYGSLNKLTDMADVASVLNDPSIRKALPSDFAAIEGLLKGEGTGVFKDSASKFLEGNSTYRTDADDFYAKELARVQNKNAGQMSLGQQIYDAATKRIDGIDQLREKISTASDAKEIADLQARLQAEQAFLQSDVLRMEGLRMVQQAQNQVDEQRKAEDWRQRMDAMKAALQ; translated from the coding sequence ATGGCATCTTATCGACTCCGCGGCGTGGCGCTTGCAGCCGTGCTCATCCTTTCCGCAGGCGGCGCGGCAGGGCAGGGGATTCCCGTGATCGACCAGACGGCGATCCTGAAGCAGATCGAAAGCATCGCGCAACTAAAGTCGCAGCTCGAGGCTCTTCATCAGCAGATCGAGCAGGCCCAGCAGCTCTACGGTTCGCTCAACAAGCTGACCGACATGGCTGATGTGGCGAGCGTGCTCAACGATCCGTCGATCCGCAAGGCCCTTCCATCGGACTTCGCGGCGATCGAAGGATTGCTGAAGGGCGAAGGCACCGGCGTATTCAAGGATTCCGCCTCGAAGTTCCTGGAGGGCAACTCCACCTATCGCACCGACGCCGACGATTTCTATGCCAAGGAACTCGCGCGTGTGCAGAACAAGAACGCGGGCCAGATGAGCCTTGGACAGCAGATTTACGATGCGGCCACGAAGCGCATCGACGGGATCGACCAGCTTCGCGAGAAGATTTCGACGGCAAGCGATGCCAAGGAAATCGCCGACCTTCAGGCACGGTTGCAAGCTGAACAGGCGTTTCTCCAATCCGACGTGCTGCGGATGGAAGGTCTGCGCATGGTGCAGCAGGCGCAGAACCAGGTCGACGAACAGCGCAAGGCCGAGGACTGGCGTCAGCGCATGGATGCGATGAAGGCGGCGCTGCAATGA
- a CDS encoding site-specific integrase has translation MSKVDRFPALLRAFFYEWLVEQRNASIHTVRSYRDTWRLLLRFVAQRTGKKVAMITLADLAASEVAAFLSHAEHDRGGTIGTRNCRLAAIRSFFHFVATRDPGSIAQCVEILNIPIKRAPVSEPSYLDPAEVTAILAQPDRSTIEGMRDHALLSFLYNSGARIQEALDLCPEAIRFESPSCVRLTGKGRKERICPLWPETVMLLRKLLERQPRAPDQRLFVNRYGEPLSASGVRFKLAAYVKAAAETMPTLRAKHVTPHAFRHATAVHLISAGVDITVIRSWLGHVSLDTTNHYARANLETKRKALEKVAVPATPGSQPSWKRDASVLAWLDTL, from the coding sequence ATGAGCAAGGTTGACCGGTTCCCGGCCCTGCTGCGCGCGTTCTTCTACGAATGGCTGGTCGAGCAGCGCAACGCATCCATCCATACAGTCCGATCATACCGCGATACCTGGCGGTTGTTGCTCCGGTTCGTCGCCCAGCGTACTGGGAAGAAGGTGGCTATGATCACGCTGGCCGATCTGGCCGCCAGCGAGGTCGCCGCGTTCCTCAGTCACGCCGAACATGACCGTGGCGGTACGATCGGCACGCGCAACTGCCGGCTTGCGGCGATCCGCAGCTTCTTCCACTTCGTGGCCACAAGGGATCCTGGATCGATCGCGCAATGCGTGGAAATCCTCAACATACCGATCAAGCGCGCTCCGGTGTCGGAACCGAGCTATCTGGATCCGGCGGAAGTGACGGCGATCCTCGCTCAGCCAGATCGTTCGACCATTGAGGGCATGCGGGATCATGCGCTGCTCTCGTTCCTCTACAACAGCGGCGCACGAATACAGGAAGCGCTCGACCTTTGCCCAGAAGCAATCCGGTTCGAAAGCCCGAGTTGCGTGCGTTTGACCGGTAAGGGACGGAAGGAACGTATCTGTCCGCTCTGGCCAGAAACCGTGATGTTGCTGCGGAAACTGCTTGAACGGCAACCACGGGCGCCCGACCAGCGGCTGTTCGTCAACCGCTATGGCGAGCCGCTCAGCGCCTCCGGGGTCCGGTTCAAGCTCGCCGCCTACGTGAAGGCGGCGGCCGAAACCATGCCAACGCTGCGTGCCAAGCACGTAACGCCACACGCCTTCCGGCACGCCACCGCCGTGCACCTCATCTCGGCCGGCGTCGACATTACGGTCATCCGAAGCTGGCTCGGTCATGTCAGCCTCGACACGACCAACCACTATGCCAGGGCCAATCTGGAAACGAAGCGGAAAGCCCTGGAAAAGGTCGCCGTTCCAGCCACACCCGGCAGCCAGCCATCCTGGAAGCGCGATGCCAGCGTGCTCGCCTGGCTCGACACACTCTGA